One window of the Petroclostridium xylanilyticum genome contains the following:
- a CDS encoding N-acetylmuramoyl-L-alanine amidase family protein codes for MHKCILIYITWKGIICVAVIAVILFLLPAAVIRANIKKIPHTGELSGKIIVVDPGHGGVDSGTHYEGKVLEKDINLAIGLKLKQHLTTKGASVIMTREIDDSLDDHKKNGSRHREDLNARVNIVNKSQADVFISIHANCIRNSSSTLGPMVFYHGSSEKSKYLAECIQQSLNTLSAYENIGAKAKHLAAKGDYVVLRETSPPGVIVEAGFISNTTDRTLLQKESHQHEIAELIVQGVIKYFNYEKSEVETKD; via the coding sequence ATGCATAAATGTATTCTTATTTATATTACCTGGAAAGGAATAATATGTGTGGCAGTTATTGCTGTTATTTTATTTTTACTGCCTGCTGCCGTTATCCGGGCAAATATAAAAAAAATACCTCATACCGGAGAATTATCAGGGAAAATTATCGTAGTCGATCCTGGACACGGTGGAGTAGATAGTGGTACGCACTATGAAGGAAAAGTACTTGAAAAAGATATCAATCTTGCAATTGGACTTAAACTTAAACAGCATTTAACAACAAAAGGGGCATCGGTGATTATGACCAGAGAAATCGATGATTCACTAGATGACCATAAAAAGAACGGCAGCCGCCACCGTGAAGACCTTAATGCGAGAGTAAATATAGTAAATAAAAGTCAGGCTGATGTTTTTATCAGTATTCACGCCAACTGCATAAGAAACAGTTCAAGTACACTGGGCCCAATGGTATTTTACCATGGTTCCAGTGAAAAAAGCAAATATCTTGCGGAGTGTATACAACAATCTTTAAATACCCTTTCAGCTTATGAAAATATAGGTGCAAAGGCCAAACATCTTGCTGCTAAAGGTGATTATGTGGTCCTACGTGAAACTTCTCCCCCGGGTGTAATTGTTGAGGCAGGTTTTATCTCAAATACTACTGATAGAACATTACTGCAAAAAGAAAGTCACCAGCATGAAATTGCTGAATTAATTGTACAGGGAGTTATTAAGTATTTTAATTACGAGAAGTCAGAAGTAGAGACTAAAGATTAA